A region of Salvia splendens isolate huo1 chromosome 17, SspV2, whole genome shotgun sequence DNA encodes the following proteins:
- the LOC121774044 gene encoding uncharacterized protein LOC121774044 produces the protein MSNETKVLSIRINCCDKCRNGVPKKIRKMAGVDNVLIDEKENLVYVFGEIDGTTLLNNVAKLGKPVKLVSSADKQPMNHADENHNKSEARGEKGKNHVNCCCEDGRHHRSNRQKKEEEKDEHKCEDYVPPKISPTVCRDIFCKIHPRGRLIIDRVPAENTSNFFGMPFYGRGGPYQYPMGNEGWYGWQQLPPRRNTPHNPFIFQ, from the exons ATGTCTAATGAG ACCAAAGTTCTATCTATCCGGATCAATTGTTGTGACAAATGCCGCAATGGTGTCCcaaaaaaaataaggaaaatggcAG GGGTGGACAACGTTCTAAtagatgaaaaagaaaatcttGTATATGTCTTTGGCGAAATCGATGGCACAACGTTGTTGAACAACGTTGCGAAGCTAGGCAAACCGGTCAAGCTTGTATCATCAGCAGACAAGCAGCCCATGAACCATGCTGATGAAAACCACAACAAATCCGAAGCTCGTGGCGAAAAGGGAAAAAATCACGTCAACTGCTGCTGTGAAGACGGTCGTCACCACCGCAGCAACAGGCAGAAGAAGGAGGAAGAGAAAGACGAGCACAAATGCGAAGACTACGTTCCCCCCAAGATTAGTCCCACAGTGTGTAGAGATATTTTCTGCAAAATCCATCCACGAGGGCGCTTGATTATTGACCGGGTGCCAGCTGAGAATACGAGCAACTTCTTTGGCATGCCGTTTTATGGCAGAGGAGGGCCGTACCAGTATCCGATGGGGAACGAAGGGTG GTATGGATGGCAACAGCTGCCACCAAGGAGGAACACACCTCATAATCCATTCATTTTTCAGTAG
- the LOC121775219 gene encoding glutamate decarboxylase gives MVLSKTASESDVSVHSTFASRYVRHSLPRFKMSENSIPKEAAFQIINDELMLDGNPRLNLASFVTTWMEPECDKLVLAAINKNYVDMDEYPVTTELQNRCVNMIAHLFNAPLGDEETAVGVGTVGSSEAIMLAGLAFKRKWQNKMKALGKPHDKPNIVTGANVQVCWEKFARYFEVELKEVKLTEGYYVMDPEKAVEMVDENTICVAAILGSTLNGEFEDVKRLNDLLVEKNKETGWDTPIHVDAASGGFIAPFLYPELEWDFRLPLVKSINVSGHKYGLVYAGIGWAIWRTKDDLPDELIFHINYLGSDQPTFTLNFSKGSSQIIAQYYQLIRLGNEGYRNIMENCQENAMVLKEGLEKTGRFTIVSKDHGVPLVAFSLTDNSRHNEFEISDMLRRYGWIVPAYTMPPDAQHITVLRVVIREDFSRTLAERLVLDIEKVLHELDTLPSKVSEKLAADENHAVVVKKTALEVQREVTDAWKKMVANKKKTKGVC, from the exons ATGGTTCTCTCGAAGACCGCCTCGGAATCCGACGTCTCAGTCCACTCCACTTTCGCTTCGCGATATGTTCGCCACTCTCTCCCGAG GTTTAAAATGTCGGAGAATTCGATCCCGAAGGAAGCGGCGTTCCAGATCATCAATGACGAGCTGATGCTCGACGGAAATCCGAGGCTGAATCTCGCGTCGTTCGTCACCACCTGGATGGAGCCGGAGTGCGACAAGCTGGTTTTGGCCGCCATTAACAAAAACTACGTCGACATGGATGAATACCCCGTCACCACCGAGTTGCAG AACCGGTGTGTGAACATGATTGCGCATCTATTCAACGCTCCACTGGGAGATGAGGAGACTGCGGTGGGAGTGGGAACCGTGGGATCATCGGAAGCCATAATGCTGGCCGGTCTAGCATTCAAGAGAAAATGGCAGAACAAGATGAAAGCGCTCGGGAAACCCCACGACAAGCCCAACATTGTCACAGGCGCCAACGTCCAAGTATGTTGGGAGAAATTCGCCCGCTATTTCGAAGTGGAGCTCAAGGAGGTCAAACTAACAGAGGGATACTACGTCATGGACCCCGAGAAGGCCGTTGAGATGGTCGACGAGAACACTATCTGTGTCGCCGCCATCTTGGGCTCCACCCTCAATGGTGAATTCGAGGACGTTAAGCGTCTCAACGACCTCTTGGTTGAGAAGAACAAGGAAACAGG ATGGGACACCCCCATTCATGTGGATGCTGCTAGTGGTGGCTTCATTGCTCCCTTTTTGTACCCGGAATTGGAGTGGGACTTCAGATTGCCTCTGGTGAAGAGTATCAATGTGAGCGGGCACAAGTACGGGCTAGTGTACGCAGGTATCGGGTGGGCAATTTGGAGGACTAAAGACGACTTGCCCGATGAgctcattttccacatcaattatCTCGGATCGGATCAACCCACGTTCACTCTCAACTTTTCCAAAG GGTCCAGTCAAATAATTGCTCAATACTATCAACTCATTCGCTTGGGTAATGAG GGGTACCGCAACATAATGGAAAACTGCCAAGAAAATGCGATGGTGCTAAAAGAAGGCCTCGAGAAAACAGGGCGCTTCACCATCGTGTCCAAGGACCACGGCGTCCCACTTGTGGCGTTCAGCCTCACGGACAACAGCCGCCACAACGAGTTCGAGATCTCGGACATGCTCCGCCGCTACGGGTGGATCGTCCCTGCCTACACAATGCCCCCGGACGCGCAGCACATCACAGTGTTGCGCGTTGTGATCCGCGAGGACTTCTCGCGGACTCTGGCGGAGAGGCTTGTCCTCGACATCGAAAAGGTTCTGCACGAGCTCGACACGCTTCCGTCTAAGGTCAGCGAGAAGCTCGCCGCGGACGAGAATCATGCTGTTGTGGTGAAGAAGACAGCCCTTGAAGTGCAGAGGGAGGTCACCGATGCTTGGAAGAAAATGGTTGCTAACAAGAAAAAGACGAAGGGAGTTTGCTAA